TAGGTCCATGGGATCAAAGGAGTATCCTCGACCTACCATTAAAGGCTGAGATTCCCCATGCCAGATGGAGTCGCAGAAATTATTGGAGACTCTGAAGAAGCAAAATACTGCTACAATATGGACGCACAGAATGGTGAAAACGAGGTAAACTCCTCAAAGGCGCAGTCACGGAGGGCCAGAAATGCCAATAATCTAGCTGAAGTCCACGACTATATAGAAATAGCTACTGAGCAAAAACCCTCGAGTAACGTCCCAGCCTCATGTGGCACAGTAACTTCGGGGTCGCCCACAGGGTCGTTATAGCAATCACAGAACCTCCCCGATGAGGGAGTATGCGAACCTCGCCTGCAATCAGAGGTCGGAACCGTCCCTGAAAACACAAAAAAGGGCACCGTTGAAGAAAATATTGGAAAACACCAAAGCCACCCGAGAACTAGCCCTAAGCAGAAGGTGACACTAATGTGCCCAACAACATTTGGCACAACTAGGATTTCAAAGACAAATAAAGACGGACAAATCAGCATTAACACCAAGGAACTTGTGAGGACTTTTTCATGAAACAACCCACGAGTACCCGGCCAACTCATATATATTGCATCCATGAATAAATTACTATCCCTAATGGATAGATACTCGGGCTACATCTCCCCAACTAGCAAGGCTAGAATGCAAGAACATCTTTGGCTTTATCTAGAAAAAAGCCTAGGACAAACAACAGTGTTGAACCTAGGTCAACACGAGGTCGACGAACAAAGGCGTACCCCCTCAGAATTCCCAAGATTCATACTGAGCCCCTTGCCTTTATCCAAGAGGGGATTCAACATCGTCGAGCCCCCTTGGACTGGAACGGGACAGCGGATCATTATGCGAGACCACTTCACAAAATGGATTGAAAGGACAGCCCGAAGAAACCACATTCAAAGAGTCACCAACGAAGAAATCACCCGCATGACTCGGATAAACACAGATGCACAAAGAGCCCGTAGGCATGATCAGATACACTACACACGGTGGGCCAGTCCGACCATCCATGGATCGACGGCTGAAAAAACCCCAATCGTTCTCACCACAGCTACAGAAGCAATCACAACATTTGGGACAATAGTCCGAACAAATGAAACCTCAATGCGAGGAAGGAAACTCACCTCGGAGATGGCACTCCTTAAGCCAACTAATCCTAACGAGAACCAAGATCTGGTCCCTCAAAGATTAACAACCACCACTGGAGGTATACCCGCGGACACAACAAGCATGTCCACCAGGCGCGCTCTGACCGTAACAGCAAAACCATGCATGAGACCCCACCATGCCACCACGAGTTGGAAGAACCAACCCCCACCCAAGAAGAAGCCAAAGTAACCATCGCTGAGGCCCCCGATGAAGCACGCAAGCTGCCCAAACTTAATAGGGAAGAAATAACACAACCATAACGCGCTAAGAACCCAGAGCAATACAGAGCCCATGAAGGCCAGAAGGTCACCATATGAGAATAGAGCCTAATCCCTACTTCATAACAGGTCATCAGACCTTACTCAAATGTACTTTGGGTTTTACCAAACCCTCTTTTAAAGATAATAAAATTACTCCTTTTGTGTATCTTTAGCCGATTctacttttcattttttattattttttgctttttattttttatttatttattttatttcgtCTTTTCGCTTTGTTTTCTCACTTCATATGTGCATCCCATCATCTTTTGCATTACAACGAAAGCCCATAAAGACTATGGCATGGTGCTAGCCACACTTCCCTTTCTACAACGAATGATGCAAGTAAAAAACCTAAGCTACCTTGCACGGCTATAATCCCTAAGGTAATGCCATCACGATCATAACATCAGATGATGTCCTAACATAATAGGAGATATCCAGCATCAAGGTACTTACCTTTGGCCAAGGCAAGAATCACTTGACCGATATATCTCCCTCCAACAACCTCTGTCAAACACACGTTCGGTGAATCAAACATCTGATCACTCAATTACAGGGCAAGTGTAACCTAAACCAGACACTATTAAAACGCTCCCAAAAGCACGGAGCATAAAGGAAGGTCTGCTATATCTGAAGCCCAATGTTGTaagagatgacatatctaattATGGAATTAATCACTCCCTGGCTATGTCACCCATGGTTGGACCAAGAATATAAACCAAAACCTttcgaacaaaataataaaaaaaaaaacaatccaaGATCATAATGTAgcagaaagagaagatggaaaatatcaaaataatgCCTCCCACACTTGAGGAATTTCCAAAGTTATATTTTTGTCTCGCAATGAGCACGAGAACCCATGAAATAATATTTACTACTATACCCTCGGGCAATGTCCAGAGGCCAAAAGGAGAAAATCTAAAGCCTTTAAAGAAAGTAGGCAAGCACAATCCTGTCCATCACCAGGAGCGCCCTGATCAGTGTCCATCTGGTCCTCGGTATCGGGAGCTTCTTGTTCTTGCTCAGGCTCAGGCTCGGGATCGACAACTGGGGGAGGGATCATAATATTGGAAGCAGTAGCCGCATCGACCGATTGACGCTCGCGAAGCACGATGGCTTTACAGGACTTTGTCACCAAAGCCTTATACTCCACGTGAAGATTGCCCAACTTGTAATTCTTATCGGCACGCTAAGCTTCTAGCTCCTCTTCGTGTTGATTCACCAACTCATTCAGTTCCTCATCAAGACTGCGCCTCGCAGCtttctctgcctccaattgctTCTCCAACTCTGCACTCCGCTTACGAGCCGCTGCAAGCAAAACAAACGGAGACGATTGGTCTGACAAGCATATACACAAAATAGACGtgaaaaagaaatcaatatttcCATTTGGGCAACCTTCATTCTCAAATAAAACGACGACTAAATTTTGTTCTAATTGAATCTTTTCCGTGTCTAGAGCATTAATCCTTGCTTTAACAGGAGTTATAGCCGCGTCACCGGAAGGGCATAATAACATATGATTATCATGCTCATTCTCAAGTGCGATAAACTTCATCTTGAGTTGCCTCAATGCTTCCCTATCATCCTTGGCCTGTGCCAATAGAGGCAAATGATTGGGCTGCCATTCAATAAGTTCATCTTTCTGAATGCGGAGGAGATTGATGTCATCCGAATGCTCCACATCCACCTTCTTAGCCTTATCTAGCTGCCCACGAAGCTCTACAATGCGGTCCCGATGTACATTTACATCCTCCTGAAGTTTCGCATAATCTTGCTCCAAGGAGTCAATCTTGCACTGACGCGCACTTTCATCGAGTTTAAGACTGCTACGTTCTCTAGCATGCCTACGACTAGCATTATCTATCTGCTCCTCCAACCGTTTGACCATGGCTACCAATAGAGGGGCTAGTTCATAAGTATAAAACCTACCATCATGACACAAAAACTTAGACGAAGGAATAAATAAATACCTTCAAATTGTTTCTTGTCCTGACGAGCAGATAAAGCCTCTTGCTTGGCCATTGTCACAGTAGAACGAAGATTCTGCACCTCCAGATCCAAATCATTGGCTCGATGCCTAGAAACGCGAGTCTCGGAAAACATACCAGTCCTCAAATTGTTTCTCTAGTATATCAGACAACAACACCAGTCAGAACTGGGGCACTAAGAAACTAAAGACCAATGCAGAAAAGACATTCAATACATATCGCGTGCAGAAGCTGTCGCTGAGCAGACTTAGGTAAAGAAGTCAAGATACGTGCCTGCTCGTCCTCGCTCAGACGAGCATACTGATACGAACACAGCATCTTCATCGCCTCGGACCGTCCAAACACGGTGGAAAACGAACCAAACGGACTCTCCAAAGCAGAAGGAAAGCCATTAGCAAAATTACTTGGCACACCGGGAGTACTCACACTCGGAGCCACTGGAAGGACCCCATTACCAATCCGAACACTCGTATCGAGAAGAACACCCTTGTCAACGAAATCACTCGCCGGGGGAAGACTCATCTCTGATCCAaatgcaccactatcaacattccCAGGATCATCCAACAAAGCTTGGTCAAGATCATTAAAGAACCCATCAGTAAGGTCCAGCACCTCATTCTCACCAAATAATGCCTTCACATCCACCTCCATGATAGGCTCTGCCACATTTGCTGGAGCATTAGATGGCCCAGAGCCATCGGCGATCCTTCTCCTCTGCAAAAAACACAAAATCATCAGTTGCTAAGGGCATCAAAcaggggcaaggtatatatatatacgttAAAATAAAAACAACGTTTTCTACCTTAGCACCTTCAACAGCTCGAGCAGACTGAGAAGAGCGCCTACGAGAAATGACCCATTTAAGCTCCCAAGGCCTGTAGGGGCGAAGATGGGAATGCATCTCAGGAAGGCCAGGGAGAACATTGCCAGATTTATCCCAACCAAAGATATAAGGTCCCACAATCCGAATAGGAGCAACAAGCCACTTGGGATCGTGAGTCTTACGAAGCGAACGCTGAGTAGAAACAGGAGGATCTAAATCGgtcatggggggggggggggctcgGATAGCTTTCCGAGACCAAGAAATTACAACACCAAAGCCGTCAAAGGTATCGGACTGTTGACACCAATAGTTCTCTATAAAAGTATCATAGTTGTACAATTCCCTCTGAGAAGGAACGAATTGATTCAACTCGTTCTCGGTAACTTTACCATGGCTTCGGCGAGCGCACTCTCGGGCGATCTGATAAAAATTACCATTGGGATGATATATGGCTCGCTAAGGCTCAAGCTTGCACTCGTACTGAAAAGGATCTAGCGGACAATACAGGGGAATACAAAGGCTAGCATCGAGTTGGCCAACTGCAACTATGATCTCGTCGGGACCACAAGGATTTTTCAAGAAAAGATCCGATGAAAGAACACCAAACTGACCCTCAGGAGTAGCAAAGGAAATTTGAAACCTTTTAAGGCGATGTCTAACCCTCACCAACTCTaggaaagcatcatcagaaattccGGAGGATCGGTCGGAACTTGGAGTCCTCATCGGAGCCTTCCCAGTATTgctgaaaaacaaacaaaaggaaggAGTCGGAACGGATGTAAGAAAAGAAGCCAGAAATCAAGAAGGATGGACGAAAATGAGTAATGATGGTTCTTAAAAACTCCCCGAGACGAAGAACAATTGAGGAAATCATCAAAGCAATCATGATGATCACAGATCCCAACAAATACAAGTCAATGACAAGAATCATTGATTCATATAAACATAGCAGACACGCAGTTCAGGGTAACGATGTAAAActaccaaaagaaaacaaaaggagAAATAAAGCCAGGGGACAATACCGTCTTGAGGTGCGAGATTGAAAGTTTCTCCCAGACATTATGAACTTCTTTATAGGAGACAAGAAGTTAAGAAGGAACAATAAGAGACAAaggagagaaagaatgaaaaagcTCCGAACTCTAAAAATAGATAATAAAGGCGACATTCTCTCCTCCCAAAAGATTTTATAAGAAACCAAGGGATAACCAACCGGCGCCTTAAGTCCAACGGGTAAAAGCGCACTAAAAGCGCAGACGTGGAGGATATCACGGAAGTGGAGAAAAGGACGGGACGATTACAAAGTTTTCTTCGCATCATTCCCTCGGCATGTCGCAAAGAAAAGAAGCAAAatgtgagggtaaaatacccgatggccacgtgtTAACATCCTAAGGGGTGGATCCACAATAAGATGATGAGATAGGAGCATCGAATCATACTCTGAAAAGGCGAGTTCGTCTGAATCGAGACACCTGCTACAATGTTATATGCGTGTAAGGAGTtgtctaatctgctcagacggtcaagtctaaaaaggagAACCACATTTAGTGAAGGATAAGGGAAAAGATGCGAGCAGATCAACATCGTGACGGGAGACTCGGACGACCTATACTATAGCCCAGAAGTGATAGAGCACGAGGTTCCCCAAAGAAGGGTTACACGATCTGGAGGAGAGCGAGACAACTCAGAGGGAGAAACAAGCaggccatcacgagggatagtatagaaccAGTTTGAAGCAATGAAGGCGATGTATGATAGATCCACCAGCTCGGACGACCAGGCCTCCACGAGCCTAATttgcctataaataccagtccatgtagaaggagatgggcaacttatgtattattagatgatctttctacagagaattcctaagAGAGATCTAGACAGAGAGAGTAAGGAATCTAAGTGAGATTTGtagctctttcaagggtaagaccttataatcaataaagaaaacatcttctttcccgtggacgaggacttcatggccgaaccacgttatatgcttgtgttaatctttacttttcatgctctttacatcttgaatcttgtatgttttagtagtttttagtcttaaatcttacttgggtgtagtcatcagaaaagatgcaactacaggatgactgcaaaaaaaaaaaaaaaaaaaagttgctcGAGATAAGTATTGAAACTTTGGTTTTATATGTTCTCTACCACTACCCGAAACAATCAACTGGTTTACTATAGAGATGGTCATGTACCATGTTCTCCCACCTGGTCTCAACCTCCTTGTTTGAGATGGTGAGTTCGCTTTTTCTCTGACCCAAACACAGACTAGGCTTATCCTTGAGCTGGTGAATTTGCTTCTGAAAGCTGCCGCATACTCTATATATCAATGAAAAATTATGAGAACATAAACATACACTTATCTTGTAAGTGTTCTGTTGGAGTACTTATCCTTGACCTCTATATAATAGAGATCATGTACTTTTGTTTCAAGATTGAAAGATTATATTAAAGTAGggtctaaaaagaaaaataaaataaaaaatgaacctgacgtgaatcgaacacgcaacCTTCTGACATATTGTCCAAAGAATATTTCCTAACTAACAAACGAGACTAGACACAAAAGGTTACTTACTGCTGTTGGAATCCCATTTGCTTGCTTTGCTTAACTGTTTCAAGAGTGACTAACATTACAAGTCCAACTCACCGAAAAGCCGAATCACCCCAGGTATTTGGCATAGGCAGTTAGCCTGTCGTTGGGATCTGAAATCTAAGACTGCAGAAATCCCAGAGGAATTTAAATTATTTGTTCTTTACATGGAATAAGAAAGGCAGGAACACAAACATTCGAGAGATTAACTAGCAAGTGCCTTCAGTTTGTAAAACAGCCATGAAGCCCTTTAAACACTGAATCTGTGAAAATATGACATAGATAGTGGCATCAACAACCACCAATTACATAAGATAATTGAGCTGACAGAAGTCTGCAAACTACAACGGCAAAAACTAAACGGCAAAATGGTTAATAAATCAGAAGAGATACAGATGACCATGTAAACACATCTGAGTAGGAAAAAGCAAGAATAACCAGTTGATGAACTCAAAGGTAGGAAAGAAACTTCATGTTGGGCTTAATTGGAAGGAAATGACGCTTCTTTTCTTGAAAAGTTGCTTGTTTCTGTTCGAGCCAGATATGCCACCAACTGCTGCTGAAACAATGTTCATAACTGCACTCACATGTATTACATCTAATACATAATTTGTTGCCTGCAATTGCATGCCAGCTCCCTTGCCTTCCCGTCTGGAGTTTGTAACTATTATCTAGAGTGGAAACACATATGAGGGAGCTTGCATACAGCTTTGTACCGTAGTCATAACTGAAAAATTGAAAAGAAGATAAACAGATTAGATACTGTATGGTTTGCATTCAGCTTTGGATGCAGGAAAATTATGGATTCAATAACTTAAAATTGAATGAAGTACACATTTTAGAGTCTTCAGTTTCGTATTGAATAACGATGCTAATGTAAAACAGTGTACTAACAGGAACTAAAACAGCCTTATATTTATTTCTTAGGTCGAACAATGGCTCCTTCGACGACAAGTCCTTTTTTCCAGTCCAAAACTTCCTCTTCAAACAGCCTAAAATTGATTTCTTTTTGTTGATCACCAGGATGTTGTGGTGTTTCGAATTCTCCAACGTAAATCTCGACCCATTGTGATTTAGGCATGCTTTCCAAGTTCACATTCTGGACTAGTCTTTGTCCATCTGAGAGTTCTAGCCAAAGATTCACAGGTACGTCCCATCCGTAACTCGTCTTTTGAAACATCACGACAAATACAATCTCATAATTTACTCCAGGACTTAGTTTTGACGTGTCTAGTTTCCCATGCACATTCAACCAGCACACCCTAACAAGTTCAGACACTTCAATCTCCACAGCATCACTGCGTGAATTTCAACACATGGAAATGATTATTCTATAAAAAAATTAGTTTCTAATTGAAATTTAATCTAGCCACATTACAATAACACCTTTGAATTGTAATGAACGAGTAGTGCTAGTGATGATTTTCGTGCTTAGTACGTCAATTTTCTCTTACGTACCTTGCTGATGGCTCTATAGTTGAAAGCCATGTCCAGTAATTAGTGTCGTTCCCCCAAGTGATATTCAAACTCCTTGGGAACAGCATGAAGCAGTTGCGGCCAGAACTATCAATCCAGCATTTCTGAATATAGATAGATTATTAGGGTTGGTAGATACTACTAAAtctcagaaccgaaatgaagaaCACTTGATTACGGGGAAGCATGCAGGGTTTAGTTTGGACTTGCCTCTTTGTTTTGATTTGAGAAAATTCCAGACCTCCTACGAGTTTCTAGCTCTTTGTTCATGTCTGCATTTCTCGTAATTGTGTCAAGCTGTGACCGAGATGATTTGCTAACTGAATTAATTAAAAAGATGGAAATAATTAGCCAAGTATTCATACTCTAAAACTATTGGTTTCATGACGAAAGTAAGTagtattaattaaaatatatatcTCCATATTGATTTCAAAAgaataaaagaaattaaaaagagaCGAGAAAAACCTTGTTTGAGATGTGCAATCTTATACCATTCTTCATTGGGAAAACTACATCTTTCGAGCAACAGTGGAGAATACCTGATGTTTATGATTTGTAGGGAGGTTAGGCGTAGCATTTGTTCTTCAGAAGGaagattgttaaggatcgagcaagagagaggagagcataaacgcggaagcgtaaaagactacattgataataattctggtgtatcaactttcatggctcaacagcctatttatattgttcacaaacttgacgaccactcaaggtactttcctaactaagatcaaactctaaacatagacactttcctaatataactctcacaacttaatgtgcatatctcctaaatatagactctcatatattatttcctaataccctccctcaagatggagcatgtagatcacgaatgcccatcttggaccaaagaaatttaacttcggttttctttcttttcttttttttttcttccaacgcttttgcgaaaaaaaaatcttcagatcatagtttaaggacgtttcgatcctcttcgtagtttaaggacatttcggtccccttcgtagtttaaggacattacggtcccatcttcgtagtttaaggacgtttcgatccccttcgtagtttaaggacatttcggtccccttcgtagtttaaggacattacggtccccttcgtagtttaaggacattacggtcccatcttcgtagtttaaggacatttcggtcctcttcgtagtttaaggacgtttcggtcctcttcgtagtttaaggacgtttcggtcctcttcgtagttttaggacgatttcggtccccttcatagttttaggacattacggtcccatcttcgtattTCTTtggtagaatacttcttgtactcttggtttcttggtttcttcgatagaatactttttgtactctctcgacaactcataggattttaacctactattgttgttctttttttcatcacctcttggtaattttttttctccacaacatgaatgttgtttatTTCGGTTTAATAccgatatttttttttctccacaacatgaatgttgtttcttcttctcttgttccagtcacgctattgttgcgaaaccttcacacttctttgttcttaaagattctctcacaatctttctcttgttacgcttctgccacaagcaataactaacacaaaaTATGTCACACTTTGTAAGTTTTCCAAGTTTCtctcacaaactcttcaaccacacttcactttTTCCAACATGTTTAACAGCTTTCTGCAATACCTCTGCCACAAAACTGCCACAATTTTACAATTTTcttctgttacgcttctgtaGCAATTCATCAGTAACACTTAACTGTGACATTCTTTTGTCACACTTCTGTTCCCCTGTAACAGTTCTCCTGTAACGGTTCACATCTGTAACAATCCTCCAATaacactttccttttcttttttttttttttttttttttttttttttggccggTTCTTACCTGATCTTAGGGTTGTGAAACCCTAAAGCTCTAGCACTCCATTACGGATCAACAGCACTCAGCAACAACTTCTTTGGGTTCAAACCACACCAACAACTTCCCTGGACCCTGACAGTAACTCCATCAATCACCAACAACGCCTGTGTTACCACAGCAACCACAAACTCATCGTTTTTTCCATGAAGACCACCTGCTCTAGCTTCGATCCAGCACCTTCTTACCCAATGGTTTCAGAAGAAACCAACACCGTGAGTTTCTCTAGTATGGTTTCagaagaaaccaagtttcacacgtACACTACTTAGGTGGTAAAATCAACTAATACCTTAAACCCAGCAACACACGTAACTTCTGTATCTTCTTCTCATGAAAAAATTCTCTTTTTAATCCCATCTTCATCTTGCGTTCTCATGTCCGCAGCCAAAGAACCCACGAAACCTAGAGCGCCGACATCagcatcactttttttttttttttttttttttttttaaagaacatGAATTTCTTCACTAAAGAAAACCTAAACATCATGAATTCTCTAAGATTATCTAActttcttcctctcctctctccctcgctctgataccatgttaaggatcgagcaagagagaggagagcataaacgcggaagcattaaacgtctacattgataataattctggtgtatcaactttcatggctcaacagcctatttatattgttcacaaacttgacgaccactcaaggtactttcctaactaagatcaaactctaaacatagacactttcctaatataactctcacaacttaatgtgcatatctcctaaatatagactctcatatattatttcctaataaagATACTCCAGCCTGCTGCAATTTTCTATGTCCAAGGTCTGAAGGGAAGATAGTTCGCCAAACCACTCAGGCAAACTCAACAGACATGGAAAATCTTTTATACTGAGATATTGTA
This is a stretch of genomic DNA from Papaver somniferum cultivar HN1 chromosome 1, ASM357369v1, whole genome shotgun sequence. It encodes these proteins:
- the LOC113273274 gene encoding lectin-like translates to MKMGLKREFFHEKKIQKLRVLLGLRCWIEARAGGLHGKNDEFVVAVVTQALLVIDGVTVRVQGSCWCGLNPKKLLLSAVDPRTVTGEQKCDKRMSQLSVTDELLQKLSKSSRSQLDTITRNADMNKELETRRRSGIFSNQNKEKCWIDSSGRNCFMLFPRSLNITWGNDTNYWTWLSTIEPSASDAVEIEVSELVRVCWLNVHGKLDTSKLSPGVNYEIVFVVMFQKTSYGWDVPVNLWLELSDGQRLVQNVNLESMPKSQWVEIYVGEFETPQHPGDQQKEINFRLFEEEVLDWKKGLVVEGAIVRPKK